One Nesterenkonia populi DNA window includes the following coding sequences:
- the ychF gene encoding redox-regulated ATPase YchF, with protein sequence MALTIGIVGLPNVGKSTLFNALTKQTILAANYPFATIEPNVGIVDLPDERLNKLAEIFGSQKIIPATVSFVDIAGIVKGASEGEGLGNQFLATIREAHAIAQVVRVFEDENVTHVDGRVDPTSDMETINTELILADMQTLENAIPKLEKQVSGKKAEKSTLDAYLAAQKVLEGGQTIFSASSSLDMGELKQLSLLTAKPQIYVFNADESVLGSEEKQAELRKSVAPAQAVFLDAKFESDLVDMSAEEAAEMLEMNGQDESGLDQLARVGFDTLGLQTYLTAGPKEARAWTINKGDTAPEAAGVIHTDFQKGFIKAEIVSFEDLVAAGSMNSAKAAGKVRLEGKEYIMKDGDVVDFKSGLASGGKK encoded by the coding sequence GTGGCACTGACTATCGGCATCGTGGGGCTTCCCAATGTGGGCAAGTCGACCCTCTTCAACGCACTGACCAAGCAGACGATCCTCGCGGCGAACTACCCCTTCGCGACCATTGAGCCGAACGTCGGCATCGTCGACCTGCCCGACGAACGGCTGAACAAGCTCGCGGAGATCTTCGGCAGCCAGAAGATCATCCCGGCCACGGTCTCGTTCGTAGACATCGCGGGCATCGTCAAGGGCGCCTCCGAGGGGGAGGGGCTGGGCAACCAGTTCCTCGCGACCATTCGTGAGGCCCACGCGATCGCCCAGGTGGTGCGCGTCTTTGAGGATGAGAACGTCACTCATGTGGACGGCAGAGTGGACCCCACCTCCGACATGGAGACGATCAACACTGAGCTGATCCTCGCTGACATGCAGACCCTCGAGAACGCCATACCCAAGCTCGAGAAGCAGGTCTCGGGCAAGAAGGCCGAGAAGTCCACCCTGGACGCCTACCTTGCAGCTCAGAAGGTGCTTGAGGGCGGGCAGACCATCTTCTCAGCGTCTTCCTCTCTGGATATGGGAGAGCTGAAGCAGCTCAGCCTGCTGACGGCCAAGCCGCAGATCTACGTGTTCAACGCAGACGAGTCAGTGCTCGGCTCGGAGGAGAAGCAGGCAGAGCTCCGGAAGTCCGTGGCTCCCGCCCAGGCAGTGTTCCTGGACGCCAAGTTCGAGTCCGACCTCGTGGACATGTCCGCGGAGGAGGCCGCCGAGATGCTGGAGATGAACGGACAGGACGAGTCCGGTCTGGACCAGCTCGCCCGAGTGGGCTTCGACACCCTGGGCCTGCAGACGTATCTGACAGCAGGGCCCAAGGAGGCCCGGGCCTGGACCATCAACAAGGGCGACACCGCCCCTGAAGCGGCCGGTGTGATCCACACGGACTTCCAGAAGGGCTTCATCAAGGCCGAAATAGTCAGCTTCGAAGACCTCGTGGCGGCCGGTTCCATGAATAGTGCGAAGGCCGCGGGCAAGGTCCGGCTCGAGGGCAAGGAATACATCATGAAGGATGGAGACGTGGTCGACTTCAAGAGCGGACTGGCCTCGGGCGGGAAGAAGTAG